AACAATGGTGATCAGGAAAACCAAGACCAGGACAATGATGCCAACGACATCTCCACGGTCTCCTGTCTGAGCCTTCTCAATCGTTGAACCCAGAGCCTTTGGAAGTGTGGCCACGATATTCAAAAAGATCACAAGGGATGCCCCCTGTCCGATGCCTCGCTCTGTGATGACTTCGCTGAGCCACATCACAATCATCGATCCAGTCACCAAGGCCAGCGCCGTTTGGACGACAAAGACGACGTCGCTCAATCCATCAACGGCATATTGGCGGAGAATCATCGCAAAAATGACGCTTTGCACCGTTCCCCATCCGAGCGCCACATAGCGGGTGATTTGGGCGAGTTTTCGACGACCTGCTTCCCCTTCGTTTTTCTGTAAGTCCTCGAGCTGGGGGAGCGACGCTGTGAGCAATTGAATGATGATTGAGGCGTTAATGAAAGGCAGGATGCCCAGTGCAAAAACGCCCAGAGTGGAGATTCCGCCCCCGGTAAAAATGTCAAGGAACCCAATCAGTGTTCCGCCCTGCTCAATAAATTGCTCAAAAGCGACGCGATCGATCCCAGGCATGGGGATATAGATCCCCAGCCGGACCAACATGAGCAGCCCCAACGTTGTGAGAACCCGGCCGCGCAGCTCAGGGTTCTGCACCAACTGGGTAATCACTTCAGTGGCACTGGGGTTACGTCCCCGACTGACAAGCATGGAGAAGGAAGAAAAGAATGGGGCTGATGCAGCAAAGCCGTCCCCGGACCGGAATCCAGTGGGACGGCTCAGACCTTAGATCTGCACGGAACAGATCGTATTGGTGAGATCAGTCGAGAACCTCACAGGTCCCACCGGCGGCTTCGATTTTGGCGCGAGCAGAGGCAGTAAAGGCAGCAGCCTGAACGGTGAGCTTTGCTTTCAGTTCACCGTTGCCAAGAATCTTGAGGGGACTCTTAGGGCTGGTGATAATGCCATCTTTGACAAGAGAGTCGAGATTGACGGTACTACCGGCCTTGATCTCGTTCAGTGCACTCACGTTGAGAACGGTGAATGACTTCGGATTGACCAGGGTGAAGTGCTTGAGCTTTGGCACCCGGCGATACAGGGGCATCTGACCGCCCTCAAATCCAGGACGGGTGGGACGGCCTGAGCGAGACTTTTGCCCGCGCATGCCGAAACCGCAGCTAGCACCTTGACCTGCTGCAATGCCACGCCCCTTACGCAATTTGCGCCGACGAGCACCTTTGTTGGGTTTAAGAGAGTCGAGTCTGAGAGTCATGGGGGAAATCAGGAGTAGATCTGCTCGAGGGAGATCCCCCGTTCCTTGGCTGTCTCCTTGTGAGTGCGGAGCAGTTGTAGGGCCACCATGGCAGCCCGAGCGTTATTAAGAGGAGTTTTGCTTCCCAGGCGTTTCGCCAAGACATTTTTAATGCCTGCGAGCTCGAGCACCGTACGAATGGATCCACCGGCAATTACACCGGTACCAGGAGCGGCTGGACGGATGAGAACACTCGCTGCGCCGTCACGACCATTCGACAGAGTCGGGATCGAGTTGTGGCGGGTTAGAGGGACTTTTACCAGGTGCTTTTTGCCATCAGCGACGCCCTTGCGTACGGCACCGATGACATCGCCGGCCTTGCCGACACCAACGCCGACCTGACCGCGCTCATTGCCGACAACAACGATGGCGCGAAAGCTCATCTTTTTGCCGCCTTTGACGGTTTTGGAGACCCTACGGATCTGTACAACGCGCTCCTGCCATTCGGAATCACGTTCTTGGCCGCGGCGACGGTCGCCACGACCTCCGCGACGGTCACCGCGGCCGCCACCGCGGCGCTGCTCCTGTTGTTGGCCTTGACCTTCAGCTGCTGCCGGAACGTCAGAAGCCGATGGCACGTCGTTGGAGGTGGTCTGGTTGTTGGGTTCGGTCGTCATAGTGAGAGCAGGATCAGAACTGAAGGCCCGCTTCCCGGGCGGCATCGGCAAGAGCTTTCACTCGGCCGTGGTACAGGTTGCCGCCTCGATCGAAGACAACTTGTTGAATGCCTTTGGCAATGGCACGTTTGGCCACTAAGTCGCCAACGGCAACGGACGCATCACAGCTGCAGCCATTCGCTTTGAGGCTGGATCGCAGGTCTTTGTCGAGGGTGGAAGCAGAACACAGAGTGTTCTGAGCTTCGTCGTCGATCAACTGAGCGTAGATGTGACTGTTGGAGCGAAACACGGCCAGTCTGGGACGATTGGCAGTGCCACTGAGATGGCGACGCAGACGCCTGTGGCGTTTCTGGGTCTGCTGTTTGCGGGAGAGGGTCGACATGGTTGGTAAAGCTGAAGGGTGTCTGGCAGGGAATTACTTCTTGCCCGACTTGCCTGCCTTACGCAGGATGCGCTCGCCCGCATACTTAATTCCTTTGCCTTTGTAGGGCTCGGGAGGACGGATGGCGCGGATCTTGGCGGCTTCATTGCCAACCAATTCCTTGTCGGTGCCTGAGACGGTGACGTTGGTGTTGTTCTCAACCGTGAAAGTGATGCCTTCAGGGGGCACCACCTCCACTGGATGGCTGTAGCCAGCACTTACGACGAGGGTTTTGCCTTTGACCTGGGCTCGAGAGCCCACGCCAACGATCTCCAGCTTTTTGGAGTAGCCCTGACTCACTCCAATCACCATATTGGCGACGAGAGTTCTGCACAGGCCGTGACGTTCACGGGAACTGCGTTTTGTACTGGTGGGTTCGACCACGATGGAGTTATCCACCTGGTTGACACTCACACCAATAGGAAGGGTGCGTTTGAGCTCACCCTTGGGTCCCTTCACAGTGACGGCAAGACCGTTGAGTGTGACATTCACCTTGTCGGGAATGGGGACTGGGTTTTTACCAATACGTGACATGGTTCAGGTTCCGGGTCAATAGACGTAGCAGAGCACTTCGCCGCCCACGCCTTGCTTGCGGGCGTCGCGGTCGCTCATCACACCCTTAGAAGTGGAGATGATGGCTACCCCTAGTCCTCCGAGGACCTTGGGCAGGCCGCGCGTGTTTTTGTAAATGCGCAGGCCAGGCTTGCTGACCCGTTGCATGGAGCGAATGGTGGGTTGGCGGTGTTTGCCGCTGTACTTGAGTCCCAGCACTAATTCGGTGCTGACACCCTCGCCTTGCTCGCTGATTTCAGCGATAAAGCCCTCTTGTTGCAGCACTTTGGCAATGCTGCGGGACATGCGAGAGGCTGGAACTTTTGTGGACTCGTGACGTTTTTCACTCGCATTGCGGATACGAGTGAGCATGTCGGAAATTGGGTCGTGATTAGCCATAGTGGTTTCCGAGGGGGGCTCAGTTGCTGCGGAATGGCATTCCCATCTCGCGGAGGAGGGCCCGGCCCTCTTCATCCGTGCGGGCTGACGTCACAATTGTGATGTCCATGCCTCTGATGGCGTCGATCTTGTCGAAAGAGATCTCTGGGAAGATGATTTGCTCTCTAACTCCCACTGTGTAATTCCCACGGCCATCGAAACTTTTCGGGCTGACGCCTCGAAAATCGCGAATGCGGGGCAGCGCCAAGTTGATGAAGCGTTCTAAAAACGCATACATGCGATCACCGCGGAGGGTGACGGCACATCCAATCGGCATTCCCTGGCGGATTTTGAAAGCTGCAATCGCTTTCTTGGCTCTGGTGATAACAACTTTTTGGCCAGTGATTTGGGCCAATTCGTTCACCGAAGCCTCGAGGGACTTTGCATTGGTGGCTGCTTCGCCGAGTCCGCGATTAACGGTGACTTTCAGCACCTTGGGAACTTCATGAATGTTGGAGAGACTCAAATCTTTCAGCAATTTTGGCTGAATGGTCTCCCGATAGCGCTGTTTTAGTGACATGGCTGGGGGAAAGGACTTCTGGGCTTGGTCAGAAGAGCAATTGAGGTGATCAGTCGATCACTTCGCCTGTTTTCTTAAGGCGGCGCTTTTTGCTGCCGTCTTTTTCGGTAATCAGTTCAATACGACTGGCAACCTTTTTGGCGGTGGAATAGAACATCACATTGGAAGCATGCAGTGATGCTTCTTCAGTGACAATTCGTCCAGTTTCACCTTCCTGTGTGGGCTTGACGTGACGAGTTCTCATATTGAGTCCCTCCACGATCACTCGGTTTTCGTTAGGCAAGGTGCGCAGGACTTCTCCTGTTTTGCCTTTGTCTTTACCTGCAATCACCTGAACGGTGTCACCTTTACGAAGACGCATCTTGATGCGCTCAGCTGGGGCAGATTTGGATGTTGCGGTAGCCATTTCAGATCACCTCCGGAGCGAGGGACACGATTTTGGTGAAACTGCGTTCACGCAATTCACGGGCAACAGGTCCAAAGACCCGAGTGCCTTTGGGATTTTTGTCGTCGTTGATGATCACGGCTGCGTTGTCATCAAAACGAATGGAGTTCCCAGTATCTCGACGCATGGTGGCTTTGGTTCGAACCACAACGGCCTTGACGATGTCCGACTTTTTGACACCCATGTTTGGCATCGCATCTTTGACGGTGGCAACGATCACGTCACCAACGTGTGCATAGCGGCGATTGGTGCCGAGAACACGAATGCATTGGATGCGTTTGGCGCCACTGTTGTCAGCAACAGTGAGGAATGTTTCCTGCTGAATCATTTAGACACCTCCTCAGCTTTGGGGCTTTGACTGAGGACTTCAGCAATCGCCCAGCGCTTGTGGCGGCTGAGTGGACGCGTTTCGGTAATCCGGACACGGTCACCAACACAGCAAGCGTTGTCTTCGTCGTGGGCTTTGTAGCGGGTGGTGCGGCTGACCGTCTTTTGATAGATGGGGTGGGGGAAGCGGTTCTCCACCGCCACAACCACCGTTTTGTCCATCTTGTCGCTGACGACGGTGCCGACCCTTTCTTTGAGTGCCATGGAAGGTTCTCCTTAAGGATCAGGAAGCAGCGGAGCGCTTGCGCTCCGATTGCACCGTCAGCAACTGAGCCAGTTTGAGACGGCTCTCCTTGAAGCGGTGCGTGTTGCCCAGCTGGCGGGTGGCCTGCTGGAATCTGAGTTCGAACAATTCGCGGCGGAGGCCGTCGATTTGATCAGTGATATCTGCGTCAGACAATTGGCGCAGATCTGTAGCAGTAGGACGTGCCATGGTCAGGACTCCACGGTTGAAGAGGCAGCAGCATTAGTGCCGGCTGGCTGTTCCTGTTCATCGAGAGTGATGAACTTGGTTTTTAGCGGGAGCTTGTATTGCGCAAGGCGCATTGCTTCCTTCGCAATCGCAGGGGTGATTTCATCACCGCCCATTTCGAACAGAATCCTGCCGGGCTTGATCACAGCAACCCAGAATTCTGGGTTGCCCTTACCTGAACCCATTCGGGTTTCGGCGGGGCGCATGGTGACGGGCTTGTCAGGAAAAATTCGAATCCAGATTTTTCCGCCACGTTTGACGTAGCGGGTCATGGCACGGCGGCTGGCTTCGATTTGACGCGAAGTGATCCAGCCGCATTCTTGGGCTTGCAACGCAAACTGACCAAAGGCAATGGTGTTGCCTCTAGTGGCGACGCCGCGCATGCGACCTCGCTGTTGTTTGCGGAATTTGACTCTTTTGGGACTCAGCATGATTTAGGCCTCCGGTTCAACCCTCGTTTGAGCGGTCTTCGAACTGTTGGGGCCTCCGACCGGCCCGACGGCGGGGATTCGCTCCCACCGGGATCTGCTGCTGGGAGTCGTCGCTCAAAACCTCTCCCTTGAAGACCCAAACCTTGATGCCCAGAACGCCATAGGTCGTGCTGGCCACTTTGGTGGCGTAATCAATTTCGGCGCGAAGGGTGTGCAAGGGCACACGTCCTTCACGAGTCCATTCAGTACGTGCGATTTCAGCACCATTCAGGCGTCCGCTGACTTGGATTTTCAGGCCAAGGACGCCGGCGCGTTGAGCGCGCTGTACGGCCATGCGGATGGTGCGGCGGAATGCCACGCGTTTCTCGAGTTGCTGAGCGATGTACTCAGCCAGAAGGAATGCGTCAGCATCCACACGCTCCACTTCAACCACGTTGATCCGGACCTGACGGCTCGAATCACCAACGGTTTTTTGGATGCCGCTGCGAAGATCTTCAATTCCGCTGCCTTGACGACCAACCAGCACACCGGGGCGCGCTGTTTTGAGCTCAACCTCAAGTTGATCAGCTTTGCGGGCGATCAGCACATCGCTGATGCCGGCTGAGCCGTACTTCTTGTGGATGAACTTGCGAATTCGATCGTCCTCTTGCAGGAGGGCGGGATAACTTTTGCTGGATGCGTACCAGCGTGACCGGTGCTCCTGGGTGATCCCCAGGCGTAAGCCGGTTGGATGGATTTTGTGTCCCATTCAGACGGTGTGCTCGGGGGGTCAGGAGTCGGTCTGAGCTGCCACAGCAATGCTGATGTGGCAGGTCTGTTTTTTGATCGCGAAGGCGCGACCTTGAGCGCGGGGCCGGTACCGCTTCATGGATGGACCCATGTCAGCGCTGGCCTGGGAAATGACCAAGGTTGCTGGGTCAAGTCCAAGGTTGTGCTCGGCATTGGCTACGGCGGAGCGAAGCACTTTCGTGATCGGACCGGTTGAGCGGTAGGGCATGAACTCGAGCATGATCAGCGCGTCGCGGTAGGTGCGGCCACGGATTTGATCGAGTACACGACGCACCTTGGAAACGGAGCCGCGAATGAAGCGGCCGTGCGCTTGGGCAGTGGTTGCCGTTGGGGATGACGTTGTCATGGTCTCAGCGGCCTCCTTTCTTGTCTTTGATGTGGCCCTTAAAGGTGCGTGTGGGTGCGAATTCACCCAATTTGTGCCCCACCATTTGCTCAGTCACGAAGACTGGTACGTGGGTTCTGCCGTTGTGAACGGCAATGGTATGGCCGATCATCATCGGCAAAATTGTGGAGGCCCTGGACCACGTCTTGATGACTGACTTGTCGTCAGCCGCGTTTTGCTTTTCAACCTTGCGAAGAAGGCTGTCAGCAATAAATGGGCCTTTTTTGAGAGAACGTCCCATGGCGGATTAAGCGAACTGCAAAGCGGTGAGTGACATCAGGAATCGCGTCCGCCACGGCTCCGCTTGGACGTCTTGCGACGTTTCCGGAGGACGAACTTGTTGCTGGGCTTGTTCCGCTTGCGGGTTTTGAGGCCCAAAGCGGGTTTGCCCCAAGGGGTGACAGGTCCCGAGCGCCCAATGGGTGCACGGCCTTCACCACCACCATGAGGGTGATCGCAAGGGTTCATCACGCTGCCTCGGACCTGAGGACGACGCCCCAGCCAACGGCGGCGACCAGCTTTGCCCAAGCTGGTGTTGCGAATTTCAGCGTTGCCCACTTCGCCAAGAGTGGCGAAGCACTCACGCCTCACGAGGCGCACCTCAGTGGAGGGGAGTTTGAGGGCGACGTAATCGCCCTCTTTGGCCATGACCTGAGCACTTGCTCCTGCGGTTCGAACCATCTGACCACCGCGTCCGGCATAAAGCTCAACGCAATGAACGCTTGAACCGAGTGGGATGGCTGAGAGCGGCATGGCATTGCCGATCTCGATCGGCACCTCAGTGCCTGACACCACTGTTTGGCCGATGCTGATCCCAGCCGGAGCAAGGATGTAACGCTTTTCGCCATCAGCGTAAAAAAGCAGGGCCAACCGCGCATTGCGGTGTGGGTCGTAGTGGATCGCAGCCACCTTGGCGGTGACGCCATGCTTGTTGCGACGGAAGTCGACCAAGCGGTATTGGCGCTTATGACCACCTCCGCGATGACGGCAGGTGATCACACCACGATTGTTGCGTCCTTTGCGGCGGTGTTTCGACACCACCAAGGAGCGTTCCGGCTTGCGGCCGGTGACTTCACTGAAGTCTGTGACTACCCGGGTTCTGGTACCGGGGGTGTAGGGGCGGAAAGTACGAATTGCCATGACGATTCAGCCCCCTCAGGACTCAGGGAAGAGTTGGATGGAGTTGCCCTCGGCCAGGCGCACCACTGCTTTCTTCACTTGAGCGCGCTTACCGGCAAAACGGCCGATGCGACGACTCCTGCGTGGAGGATTCATGGTGCTAATGCCCGTGACCTTGACATCGAAGAGCTGTTCGACTGCAGCCTTGATGTCGGGCTTGGCGGCTCGATGGTCCACCTCAAACGTGTACTGGTTTTGTTCCAGAGCACGGGTGGCCTTTTCAGTGATCAGCGGGCGGCGGATCACATCGGCCAGACGTCCGGTGAAGCGCTCAGTCATCGCCGTAGACCTCCTGAATCTTTGCGAGTGCGTCCTCGCCCACAACCAGCTTGTTGGCGTGGAGCAGATCGAAGACGTTGAGTTGGTCGGCTGCGATCAACTTCACGGTTTCCAAGTTCCGAATAGAGCGGCGCACCGCTTCGGAGGGATTGGTGAGGATGATCAAAACCTTGCTCGTGGCGGAAACGTCAAGTCTCCCCAGAGCATCGATGATCTCTTTGGTCTTCGGAGTCGTCAGAGTGGTTGCGAAATCCTTCACCACCACTAAATCCTCAATACGCGCCATCAGCGCAGTACGAAGGGCTGAACGACGTTCCTTGCGGTTCATCGCAAGGTTGTAGGACCTGGGCTTGGGTCCAAAAATGATGCCGCCACCTGGACGCAGTGGAGTGCGGACGGAACCCTGACGCGCGCGGCCCGTACCTTTTTGCTTGTAAGGCTTGCGTCCACCACCTCTCACCTCTGATCGAGTGAGGGTGCTTGCGGTGCCTTGACGGCTGTGGGCCTGCTGACGCAACACTGCGCGATGCATCAGATCAAGGGCACTGGCTTCTTTCGCAACCTTTAAGTCAAGGCTTGCGTTGCCAGCTTCTTTCCCTTGCCAATCGCGAACGATGCAATTAGCCATCACTTACCTCCTTTAGCGGGCTTGGCGCCCACCCGGTTTGCGGGACGAATGTTCAGCAGTGAACCAGGTTTGCCCGGAACAGAACCTTTCACCACGAGAAGGTTGCGATCGCTGTCAATTTTCAGGATCGTCAAACCACGGGTTGTGATTTTTTTGCCGCCGTAGCGACCGGACATCCGTTTGCCTGGATAAATCCTGCCTGGCGTAGTGCCGGCACCGATTGAACCGGGTTGGCGATGATTTTTGGAGCCGTGCGTCATTGGCCCACGACTGAAACCATGGCGCTTTTGCAGACCAGCAAAGCCACGACCCATGGTGTCGCCACTGACGTCTACTTTCTGACCAGCCGCGAAGTCACCGACGGTGACGGCGCCACCTAACTGAATCCCATCGAGGTCGTCGACGCGATATTCACAGAGGTGACGAACGAGGTCCTCGCCAGATTTGGCGAGATGACCTTTCGCTGGTTTGTTGATCAGCTTTTCGCGAATCTCGCCAAAACCGATCTGTACGGCTTGGTAGCCGTCAGTTTCTGAACTTTTGAGCTGGGTGATGCGGCAAGGACCCGCTTCGATCAATGTGACCGGAACGGCTTTGCCTTGCTCGTCGAAGAATTGGGACATGCCCAACTTCTTCCCAAGAATGCCGATAGACATGGAGGTAAGAACGCCAGCGTGAACAACCGCTTATTCACTAAAGGAATGAAGAGGCCTGAGAGGGCGCTGATCGTATTAACGCAGTCATGACCGTCATCGTCTCGCTCGTGGCGAAGAAGAAGGCGGGTTGGAGCTAGCGAGCGAATCAGCTGGCTGAGACTTTCCGTGCAAAGGATTGCTCGGTGAGTTTCTCGGCAGTCACACCAACGAATTGATGAGACGGCGCTGGCCTGGGGATTCGGCGCATACGCCGAACCTGCTCTGCGATCTGGAGGCCCGGCTAGCGGACGGGCACAGTTCAACAGTGCAAACAAAGACACTACAGCATTGCGATCAAGTCCCTAACTGACGACGTTTAACTGCCAGAATCTCGTTATTCGATCCAATTTCATGCCGCTGCTGCTGTCTGGTCGTGGTTTCCGCCGTGAGCTGGAGTCGGCAGGTTGTATGGCAGTTTTTGCGCCCCTCGAGGGTGGTGCTGAAACGCGTTTGTTACGCCGATTGCGTGGTGCTGGCTACCGCACACAGCTTTCGTCTGCGCGCGGTTTGGGCGATCCAGAGGTGTTTTTGTTTCAAAAACATGGGATCCGCCCCCCCCATCTTGGACATCAAAGTGTTGGCCGTGGTGCCGCTGTGGGCGAGGTCCAGGAGGTGATGCCACTGCTCGGTGAGTTGATGTTGGGGGCTAAGCCTGTTGTCCTATGGCTTCTTGAAGGTCAGGTGTTATCCCGCTCCGAGTTGTCGGCACTGTGTGATCTTTGTCGCCGAGAGCCCCGTTTAAAAGTGGTTGTGGAAATGGGTGGCGCTCGAAGCCTTCGCTGGCAACCCATGAAGAAGCTTTTGAGCAACTGAATCTCACTGTGAAGGCTGCTCCTCAGAGAGCGGATGCCGGAGAGCAGGCTCTGGCGAACGGATCCTGGGTCAAGTTGATTTGTGGCGCCAGTAATCAAGACTTGGCGACCATCGGCGATCTTTGTGCGCTCTTTGCGGTTGCAGGAGTTCATTGCGTGGATGTGGCAGCTGATCTTGCTGTTGTGCGTGCTGCCCGCGAAGGACTCGATTGGGCCTGGGAGCGCATAGGGCGCCGCCCTTGGTTGATGGTGAGTGTGAGTGATG
The window above is part of the Synechococcus sp. WH 8020 genome. Proteins encoded here:
- the secY gene encoding preprotein translocase subunit SecY, which translates into the protein MLVSRGRNPSATEVITQLVQNPELRGRVLTTLGLLMLVRLGIYIPMPGIDRVAFEQFIEQGGTLIGFLDIFTGGGISTLGVFALGILPFINASIIIQLLTASLPQLEDLQKNEGEAGRRKLAQITRYVALGWGTVQSVIFAMILRQYAVDGLSDVVFVVQTALALVTGSMIVMWLSEVITERGIGQGASLVIFLNIVATLPKALGSTIEKAQTGDRGDVVGIIVLVLVFLITIVGIIFVQEGARRLPIVSAKRQVGGTALLPSRQSYLPLKLNAGGVMPIIFASALIFLPITIANVTNNPILIRAASALNPSAANPWPYAILFFSLILGFAYFYSSLSLNPSDMATNLKRGGVAIPGVRPGSATAAYLEGVKNRLTLLGGLFLGAVAIIPSAVERATGVTTFQGLGATSLLILVGVAIDTAKQVQTYVISQRYEGLVRQ
- the rplO gene encoding 50S ribosomal protein L15 yields the protein MTLRLDSLKPNKGARRRKLRKGRGIAAGQGASCGFGMRGQKSRSGRPTRPGFEGGQMPLYRRVPKLKHFTLVNPKSFTVLNVSALNEIKAGSTVNLDSLVKDGIITSPKSPLKILGNGELKAKLTVQAAAFTASARAKIEAAGGTCEVLD
- the rpsE gene encoding 30S ribosomal protein S5; the encoded protein is MTTEPNNQTTSNDVPSASDVPAAAEGQGQQQEQRRGGGRGDRRGGRGDRRRGQERDSEWQERVVQIRRVSKTVKGGKKMSFRAIVVVGNERGQVGVGVGKAGDVIGAVRKGVADGKKHLVKVPLTRHNSIPTLSNGRDGAASVLIRPAAPGTGVIAGGSIRTVLELAGIKNVLAKRLGSKTPLNNARAAMVALQLLRTHKETAKERGISLEQIYS
- the rplR gene encoding 50S ribosomal protein L18 → MSTLSRKQQTQKRHRRLRRHLSGTANRPRLAVFRSNSHIYAQLIDDEAQNTLCSASTLDKDLRSSLKANGCSCDASVAVGDLVAKRAIAKGIQQVVFDRGGNLYHGRVKALADAAREAGLQF
- the rplF gene encoding 50S ribosomal protein L6 gives rise to the protein MSRIGKNPVPIPDKVNVTLNGLAVTVKGPKGELKRTLPIGVSVNQVDNSIVVEPTSTKRSSRERHGLCRTLVANMVIGVSQGYSKKLEIVGVGSRAQVKGKTLVVSAGYSHPVEVVPPEGITFTVENNTNVTVSGTDKELVGNEAAKIRAIRPPEPYKGKGIKYAGERILRKAGKSGKK
- the rpsH gene encoding 30S ribosomal protein S8, yielding MANHDPISDMLTRIRNASEKRHESTKVPASRMSRSIAKVLQQEGFIAEISEQGEGVSTELVLGLKYSGKHRQPTIRSMQRVSKPGLRIYKNTRGLPKVLGGLGVAIISTSKGVMSDRDARKQGVGGEVLCYVY
- the rplE gene encoding 50S ribosomal protein L5, which gives rise to MSLKQRYRETIQPKLLKDLSLSNIHEVPKVLKVTVNRGLGEAATNAKSLEASVNELAQITGQKVVITRAKKAIAAFKIRQGMPIGCAVTLRGDRMYAFLERFINLALPRIRDFRGVSPKSFDGRGNYTVGVREQIIFPEISFDKIDAIRGMDITIVTSARTDEEGRALLREMGMPFRSN
- the rplX gene encoding 50S ribosomal protein L24, whose protein sequence is MATATSKSAPAERIKMRLRKGDTVQVIAGKDKGKTGEVLRTLPNENRVIVEGLNMRTRHVKPTQEGETGRIVTEEASLHASNVMFYSTAKKVASRIELITEKDGSKKRRLKKTGEVID
- the rplN gene encoding 50S ribosomal protein L14, whose translation is MIQQETFLTVADNSGAKRIQCIRVLGTNRRYAHVGDVIVATVKDAMPNMGVKKSDIVKAVVVRTKATMRRDTGNSIRFDDNAAVIINDDKNPKGTRVFGPVARELRERSFTKIVSLAPEVI
- the rpsQ gene encoding 30S ribosomal protein S17; this encodes MALKERVGTVVSDKMDKTVVVAVENRFPHPIYQKTVSRTTRYKAHDEDNACCVGDRVRITETRPLSRHKRWAIAEVLSQSPKAEEVSK
- the rpmC gene encoding 50S ribosomal protein L29 — protein: MARPTATDLRQLSDADITDQIDGLRRELFELRFQQATRQLGNTHRFKESRLKLAQLLTVQSERKRSAAS
- the rplP gene encoding 50S ribosomal protein L16 translates to MLSPKRVKFRKQQRGRMRGVATRGNTIAFGQFALQAQECGWITSRQIEASRRAMTRYVKRGGKIWIRIFPDKPVTMRPAETRMGSGKGNPEFWVAVIKPGRILFEMGGDEITPAIAKEAMRLAQYKLPLKTKFITLDEQEQPAGTNAAASSTVES
- the rpsC gene encoding 30S ribosomal protein S3 yields the protein MGHKIHPTGLRLGITQEHRSRWYASSKSYPALLQEDDRIRKFIHKKYGSAGISDVLIARKADQLEVELKTARPGVLVGRQGSGIEDLRSGIQKTVGDSSRQVRINVVEVERVDADAFLLAEYIAQQLEKRVAFRRTIRMAVQRAQRAGVLGLKIQVSGRLNGAEIARTEWTREGRVPLHTLRAEIDYATKVASTTYGVLGIKVWVFKGEVLSDDSQQQIPVGANPRRRAGRRPQQFEDRSNEG
- the rplV gene encoding 50S ribosomal protein L22; this encodes MTTSSPTATTAQAHGRFIRGSVSKVRRVLDQIRGRTYRDALIMLEFMPYRSTGPITKVLRSAVANAEHNLGLDPATLVISQASADMGPSMKRYRPRAQGRAFAIKKQTCHISIAVAAQTDS
- the rpsS gene encoding 30S ribosomal protein S19, whose protein sequence is MGRSLKKGPFIADSLLRKVEKQNAADDKSVIKTWSRASTILPMMIGHTIAVHNGRTHVPVFVTEQMVGHKLGEFAPTRTFKGHIKDKKGGR
- the rplB gene encoding 50S ribosomal protein L2, whose amino-acid sequence is MAIRTFRPYTPGTRTRVVTDFSEVTGRKPERSLVVSKHRRKGRNNRGVITCRHRGGGHKRQYRLVDFRRNKHGVTAKVAAIHYDPHRNARLALLFYADGEKRYILAPAGISIGQTVVSGTEVPIEIGNAMPLSAIPLGSSVHCVELYAGRGGQMVRTAGASAQVMAKEGDYVALKLPSTEVRLVRRECFATLGEVGNAEIRNTSLGKAGRRRWLGRRPQVRGSVMNPCDHPHGGGEGRAPIGRSGPVTPWGKPALGLKTRKRNKPSNKFVLRKRRKTSKRSRGGRDS
- a CDS encoding 50S ribosomal protein L23, whose amino-acid sequence is MTERFTGRLADVIRRPLITEKATRALEQNQYTFEVDHRAAKPDIKAAVEQLFDVKVTGISTMNPPRRSRRIGRFAGKRAQVKKAVVRLAEGNSIQLFPES
- the rplD gene encoding 50S ribosomal protein L4, producing the protein MANCIVRDWQGKEAGNASLDLKVAKEASALDLMHRAVLRQQAHSRQGTASTLTRSEVRGGGRKPYKQKGTGRARQGSVRTPLRPGGGIIFGPKPRSYNLAMNRKERRSALRTALMARIEDLVVVKDFATTLTTPKTKEIIDALGRLDVSATSKVLIILTNPSEAVRRSIRNLETVKLIAADQLNVFDLLHANKLVVGEDALAKIQEVYGDD
- the rplC gene encoding 50S ribosomal protein L3; amino-acid sequence: MSIGILGKKLGMSQFFDEQGKAVPVTLIEAGPCRITQLKSSETDGYQAVQIGFGEIREKLINKPAKGHLAKSGEDLVRHLCEYRVDDLDGIQLGGAVTVGDFAAGQKVDVSGDTMGRGFAGLQKRHGFSRGPMTHGSKNHRQPGSIGAGTTPGRIYPGKRMSGRYGGKKITTRGLTILKIDSDRNLLVVKGSVPGKPGSLLNIRPANRVGAKPAKGGK
- a CDS encoding NAD(P)H-quinone oxidoreductase subunit N codes for the protein MPLLLSGRGFRRELESAGCMAVFAPLEGGAETRLLRRLRGAGYRTQLSSARGLGDPEVFLFQKHGIRPPHLGHQSVGRGAAVGEVQEVMPLLGELMLGAKPVVLWLLEGQVLSRSELSALCDLCRREPRLKVVVEMGGARSLRWQPMKKLLSN